CGGCAAGCCGCCGTTCGCCAACCCGCGCAACACCGCCGCGGGCTCGCTGCGGCAGAAGGACCCCCGGGTCACCCGCAGCCGCAAGCTCCGGCTGATCTGCCACGGCCTCGGCAGGCGGGAGGGGTTCGAGCCGGAGCGCCAGTCCGATTCGTACCAGGCGCTGGCGGCCTGGGGGCTGCCGGTTTCCGAGCACGTCCGGGTCATCGACACCGCCGAGGGACTGGTCGAGCACATCCGGTACTGGGACGAGCACCGGCACGACGCCGAGCACGAGATCGACGGCGTGGTGGTCAAGGTGGACCAGGTGTCCCTGCAACGCAGGCTGGGCAGCACCTCGCGGGCGCCGCGCTGGGCCATCGCGTACAAGTACCCGCCGGAGGAGGCCAACACCACGCTGCTGGACATCCAGGTCAACGTGGGCCGGACCGGGCGGGTGACCCCGTTCGCGGTGATGGAACCGGTGAAGGTCGCCGGTTCCACGGTTGCCATGGCGACCCTGCACAACGCGGAGGAAGTCAAGCGCAAGGGGGTGCTGATCGGGGACCGGGTGGTGATCCGCAAGGCGGGCGACGTGATCCCCGAGGTGCTCGGGCCGGTCACCGAGGCGCGGACCGGCGAGGAACGCGAGTTCCTGATGCCCACCAGGTGTCCCGAGTGCGGCACCCCGCTGGCGCACCAGAAGGAGGGCGATGTCGACATCCGCTGCCCGAACGCGCGTTCCTGCCCCGCGCAGCTGCGGGAGCGGCTGTTCCACCTCGCCGGCCGGGGCGCCTTCGACATCGAGGTGCTCGGCTACGAGTCGGCGACCGCGCTGCTGGACTCCGGCGTGGTGGCCGACGAGGGGGACATCTTCGACCTGGACGAGGACAAGCTCATGCAGGTCGAGCTGTTCCGGACCAAGGCGGGGGAGCTCTCGGCGAACGGGCACAAGCTGCTCGCCAATCTGGAGGCGGCCAAGGACCGGCCACTGTGGAAGGTGATCGTCGGGCTCTCCATCCGGCATGTCGGCCCCACCGCGGCGCAGGCACTGGCCAGGGAGTTCGGTTCACTGGAGCGGATCGAGCACGCATCCGAGCAGGAGCTGTCCGATGTGGATGGTGTGGGTCCGACGATCGCGCACGCGGTCGAGGAGTGGTTCTCCGTGGACTGGCACCGCGAGGTGGTGGCGAAATGGCGCCGTGCCGGGGTTCGGATGGAGGAGGAGCGGGACGAGTCCATTCCCCGCCACCTGGAAGGTCTGTCTATTGTGGTCACCGGATCCCTCGAGGGGATCTCCAGGGACGAGGCCAAGGAAGCGATCATGGCCCGTGGCGGGAAGGCCGCGGGTTCGGTGTCCAAGAAGACCGCGTTCGTGGTCGTCGGGGACACCCCGGGATCGAAGTACGACAAGGCAGTGCAACTGAAGGTGCCGGTGCTGGACGAGGCCGGCTTCCGGGTGCTGCTGGACCGTGGCCCGGACGCGGCGGCCGAGCTGGCACTGCCCACTGGGGAGGAAACCGAGTCGGATGAGTGATGTCACCGTACGGCGGGCACGGCAGGGCGAGCTGACCGAGATCGGCGAGATCACGGTCGCCGCCTACCTGGCGGACGGCTTCGTCGGCCCCTCGGTGGAGGAGGGTTACGCGGGCAAGCTGCGCGACGCCGCGCACCGGGCCGAGCATGCCGAGCTACTGGTCGCCGTGGACGAGCAGGGCGCCGTGCTGGGCTCGGTGACCGTGGTGTGGCCGGGTACCGAGTACTCCGAGGTCAGCACGGAAGGGGAGATCGAGTTCCGGATGCTGGCCGTGGCCCCGG
The sequence above is drawn from the Amycolatopsis aidingensis genome and encodes:
- a CDS encoding GNAT family N-acetyltransferase; its protein translation is MSDVTVRRARQGELTEIGEITVAAYLADGFVGPSVEEGYAGKLRDAAHRAEHAELLVAVDEQGAVLGSVTVVWPGTEYSEVSTEGEIEFRMLAVAPAARGRGVGEALIRAVLRRAREERASRVVLCSLDRMHTAHRLYQRVGFRRIPERDWRPAPDVHLLCYGIESGSPALAVEHEDRAARQDQPG
- the ligA gene encoding NAD-dependent DNA ligase LigA; this encodes MSSEELPVDQVDADAAQDLADVPAQARDRHAELAEEVRGHQFRYYVLDAPTISDGAFDALLRELEELEQAHPGLASPDSPTQQVGGTFSTEFATHDHLERMLSLDNAFDLEELQAWVDRVEREVGGSTRYLCELKIDGLAINLLYEHGKLTRALTRGDGRTGEDVTLNVRTLEQVPETLTASPEFPVPALVEVRAEVFFRIEDFLELNAGLVAAGKPPFANPRNTAAGSLRQKDPRVTRSRKLRLICHGLGRREGFEPERQSDSYQALAAWGLPVSEHVRVIDTAEGLVEHIRYWDEHRHDAEHEIDGVVVKVDQVSLQRRLGSTSRAPRWAIAYKYPPEEANTTLLDIQVNVGRTGRVTPFAVMEPVKVAGSTVAMATLHNAEEVKRKGVLIGDRVVIRKAGDVIPEVLGPVTEARTGEEREFLMPTRCPECGTPLAHQKEGDVDIRCPNARSCPAQLRERLFHLAGRGAFDIEVLGYESATALLDSGVVADEGDIFDLDEDKLMQVELFRTKAGELSANGHKLLANLEAAKDRPLWKVIVGLSIRHVGPTAAQALAREFGSLERIEHASEQELSDVDGVGPTIAHAVEEWFSVDWHREVVAKWRRAGVRMEEERDESIPRHLEGLSIVVTGSLEGISRDEAKEAIMARGGKAAGSVSKKTAFVVVGDTPGSKYDKAVQLKVPVLDEAGFRVLLDRGPDAAAELALPTGEETESDE